CCGACACGAAGCGCAGGGACCGCAGCGAGTAGCGGTCCAAGATGGCGGCCGGCAGGTCCATGATCCGCTCGAGCATGACGGGAACGACGCTCAGCCCGCTCGCCCGGTTGTCGTCGACGAGCGCGAGCGTCGCCTCGGGGTCGAACCGGCGGCGGGTGACGACGGTGCACGTCATCGTCGCCGCGACGACCAGCTGCCCGAAGCCCCAGGCGTGGAACATCGGCGCCGCGACGACGACAGTCTCCTCACCGCGCCAGGGGATCCTCTCCAGCATCCCGGCCAGCTCGTCCGCGCCACCCCCACTGCGGCGCGCACCCTTGGGAGTGCCGGTCGTGCCGGACGTCAGCAGCACCACCCGGCCGCGCTGGGCCGGCGTCGGCGGCACCTGGCCGGCGTGGGCCTCGATCAGGCCGTCGATGCTGAGGACCCCCGTGGGGACAGAGGAATCGGTCCAGCCGAGGACCTCGACCAGCCCGTCGACCCGGGCCCGGGCGTCGGCGACGACACCGGCGAACTCCTCGTCGTACAGGATGACCCGAGCCCCCTCCCGCTCTATCACGTCGGCCAGCTGCGGACCGGAGAAGCCGGTGTTGAGCAGCAGCGCGCTGGCGCCCAGCCGGGAGCTGCCGATCAGCGCGTCCACGAAGCCGCGGTGGTTGCGGCACAGGATCGCGACCGTCTCGACCGCTCCCCCGGTCACCTCGATCAGGCCGGCGGCGAGTGCCGCGGAGCGGTCCTGCAGGTCCTGCCAGGTCAGCGTGCCGCGCTCGTCGACGAGGGCCGGGCCGTGCGGGCGTCGTACGGCGGCCAGCGCGAAGCTGGTCGTGGCGTTGGTGCCCTGCTGGCGCAGGACCCGGACCAGCCGGACGTACTTGGCCGGGCTCATCAGCACCAGCATCCGGCTGGTGAGGAGCATCCGGAAGACCCACAGCTGGGTGCGCAGCCGGGCCAGCACGGCATTCATCCCAGCACCGGGAAGCGCCGCTTGCGGGCCATCTCGGCGAGCGCGTCCTCCATCCGGCCGCGGACGACCCGGTCGACCTCGGCGAGGTCGGGCTCGGACCCGAACTCCGCCTCGATGTCGATCGGGTCGAGCACCCGGGTGGTGATCTTCGTCGGGAGCGGCAGGTTGAGCGGCGCCGCGGACAGCCCGAACGGGAAGCCGATGCCGATCGGGAACAGGTCCGTGCGCATCACCTTGCGCAGCGGCGAGCGCCTGCCGATCCACTCGCCACGCGTGAGGAACAGCTGCGACTCCTGGCCGCCGATCGAGACGACCGGGACGATCGGGACACCGGCGCGCAACGCGGTGCGCAGGTAGCCGGTGCGGCCGTTGAAGTCGACGACCCTCGACTGCAGCGTCGGGCGGAAGGTGTCGTGGTCACCGCCCGGGAAGACGATCGTGACGCCGCCGTTGGTGAGGATCTCGTGGGCGGCCTCCCGGGTCGCGTTGACGAACCCGAACTTGCGCATGACCGGCCCGGCGGCGCCCGTGAAGAGCATGTCGTGGGCCAGGCAGTACAGCGGCCGGTCGGCGCCGAACGTGTCGGCGAAGGCGACCGCGATGATCGGCACGTCCATCGGCGTCAGGCCGCCGGAGTGGTTGCCGACGATGAGAGCGCCACCGTCGGGAACCTTGTCCATGCCGCTCACCGTGGAGCGGAAGTAGCCCTTCATCGCGAGCTTGAGAAGCGGCAGGACCTTGGCGACATACGCCGGGTCGCGGCCCGCGAGCGCGCTCACGACGCCGCCCCTGCGAGTCCCGCGAGCCCCGCGGCCACGCGTGACCAGGCGAACGGCTGCCAGTCGCCCGGGTCCTGGCGGAGCCGGTCGACCACGACCGAGAGCACCAGCGGGTTGGCGACCATGCCGACGTGGCTGCTGACCACCTCGACGTTCTCGGCGGGCGGGCGGCCGTCCGAGCCGTCGTGCTCGTCCACGGTGCAGCCGCGCCACGGGACGATGCCGTCGGTCCTCGACCAGACCGCGGTCAGCGGCACCGGGACCGGGCCCCGGAGCTGGTCGACGATCTCGCGGGCGTTGTCCACGATGCCGTGCCTGGCCCGGGACCTCTCGAACATCCCGGTGGCGCGGGTGCGCTCCCCCTCGGCCCGCCACGGCGAGCCGAGGCAGACCACCTGGTGGACCCCGTCGGGGTGCTCGTGAGCGAGCCAGCGGGCCAGCAGGCCGCCGAAGCTCCAGCCCACGACGCTGATCGGCTCGTCGTAGCGGTCCGCGATCTCGGCGAAGCGCTGCGGCAGGCCGGTGACGATCCGCTCGGTGAGCCCGTGGTTGCTGCCGAGGTTCCAGCCGTGGACCTCCCAGCCGCGCCGGGAGAGGTGACCGCGGAGTCGCCCGGTGAGCCTGTCGTTGGCCGAGAATCCCGGCAGCACCAGCACCGGGCGGCCACGGCCGAGGTCGCGCTCGCCGGGGAGCACCGGGCCGGAGGCGGTGCGCGCGAGGTCGACCAGGCGCGAGGCGCCGTACTCCACGCTCCAGCGGGGCAGCTCGAGCAGCAGCAGCCCGCGGTGTGGGCCGCGGGCGCCGTCCGGCGCCGCGGCGCCGTGGTCGTGGAAGTCGTACACGTCGTTCACCCCATGTAGAACACGTTCTAGTTTCGAGAAGTATCCCCACAGGTGTTGCGCGGAGCAAGGCTCCGCCCCGGTCCGGGACGCAGATCACAGGACCGGTCCAGACCAGCCGGCCGCGACCGCGGCCTACGGCGCGGGCGCGAGCGGCGTGAGCGGGTTGCCGGCCGGGATGGACGAGCAGGTGCTCGGCGCGGGCACGCCGGCGAAGCGGGCGTTGAGCCAGGCCATCGCCTCGGGCAGCCAGAACGGCACCGAGGTGAAGTGGCTGAGCGGGTACTCGCGGTGCACGACCGGGAGCCCGTCGGCGCAGTACTGCTTCGCGAGCGAGCGCACGTCGCCGGCGATCATCACGCCGTCGCCGGGGCCGAGAGTCCTGCTGCGCGGGGTGCCCTCGAGCTCGCCGGCCGTGCCCTGGCCGATGAACATCGGCACGGTCGGCGTGGGCCGGGTGCCGAGGTTGAGCTGGTTGACCGTGTCGACGAAGACCGGGATCCGCGCCGGGTCTGCGTACTCGGGCTTGGTCATCTTGCGCCAGGTCAGGCCCGGGTAGGCGCCGAGGACCTGGGCGATGGAGGCCTTCTGGAGCTTGGCGTAGACCTGCTTGCCGTAGTCGTTGAGGTAGGGCGTCAGGTCGATGCCGAACCCTCGGGCGACCCCCACCACGGCCATCGGGATGACCCCGGCCCAGACCATCGAGCCGTCGACGTAGCCGAGGTTGGCCGAGGGGCGCACGAGGACGCCGCCCTCGGCGGCACCGACCAGGCGCCGGTCGATGTCGGGGGCGTAGCCCGGCGCGAGGACCGAGGCCCAGTTGGTCGCGATGGCGCCGCCGGAGTAGCCGATCAGGCCGATCCGCGCGGTCGGGGCGATGCCGGTGCCCGGCGCCTTCAGCGCGGCGCGCAGGGAGTCGAGGGTGACCTGGCCGTACTCCGGCCCGGCGGCGAAGTCGGCGGTCGGGCCCTGGGTGTCGGCGACCACGATCGCGTAGCCCTGGAGCAGGAAGCCGGCGAACAGCGTCGTCTCGACGTGCGCGGCCATCACACCCGGGCTGAACACGCCGGAGTAGGCGCGGGACGGGCCGTCCTCGGGGTTGAGCGAGTCGTAGAACGACTGGTAGCCGATCACCTTGGCGGTGCGGCCGACGAGCGGCCGGACCACCGTCGTGACGCCGGCGACGGCCTCACCGCGCTGGTCGGTCGTGCGGAACAGGACCTGCACCAGCTGGAGCGGCAGCGGCAGCCTCGCGATCCGGTACGGCAGCGCGCGGGTCGCCAGGACCGTCCCCGGCGCGAGGTCCGCGAGCGGGGTGCTGCCCGTGTAGGTGAAGAAGGGGTCCGGAGTCGCCGCCGCCTCCTGCCTCGCCCCCTGCGCCGTCGGTACGACGGCCGGTCGCGCCTGCGACGATCCCGCGGGTGCGAGCGTCGCCACCGTTGCCATCACTGCCGCCAGCGCAGCGCCGAAGCGCACCCGCCTCCTGGAGATCCCCATGCCGGGATGGTTGTTGACAGTCCTGTCACTTGTCAACGGTCGCGATGGAGGATCCCGGCCACTCCCCGCGCCAGTCGGCGCCCTCCGGCCCGGACCCGGACCACCGGGCCCAGCGCGGCGAACCAGCGCCCGGCACGGCGCGCCCTGCTCCCGAGCCCGGCGCGGAGGCGCTCGAGGCCGGCCCGCCACGGCACGGAGGCCAGCGAGAAGCGGGCCAGCAGCCGACGCCACCACGGGGTGGCCTTGCGGATCCGGCGCAGCGCGGTGTCGACGTCGGCCCAGTAGGCGTGTGCCTCCTCCGGGGTGGGCTCGCCCGCGCCGTATACGTGACGGTCGGCGGTGTGGGCGAGCGTGACGACCGGCACGGCGTCGTACCTCTCCGCGACGGCGTAGGCGCTCTCGCGGCGGGTGGAACCCGGCGCGGGCCGCACCCCGAGGTCGCGCACGCGGTCGGCGAGCTCGTGCCAGGCACCGGTCAGGCGCCGGGTCGGGTCGTCGGCACGGCGGCGGCGTCGCCGGCGCAGGAACTTGAACAGCAGCACCCCCCACAGCGGCGAGAGCAGGAGCGCGACCTTCGCGACGTCGAGGGCGATGCCGAGGATGGTGCCGAGCACCGCGAGCACGTCGAGCTCCTTGCGGTGGCCGTCGCCCTGCTGGAGGTTGTCGCTGGCCTCCTTCGGCTCGCCCGGCACGCGCGGTGGCTGCAGGACCTGGGGCTGGGGTTCCTCGTCCGGGTCGTCGTTGGGCTTGCGCAGCTTGTGGTCCTCGGGCGGGGTCGGGTCGAAGGGCACCCAGCCGGCGCCCGCGAGCTTGACCTCGGTCCAGGCGCTGATGTCCTGCCCGCGCACGTCGTCGCCGCCCGGCGGCACCTTGAACCCCAGCACCACCCGGATCGGGAGGCCCATCTGCTGACCGATGACGGCCATGGCCGCGGCGTACTGCTCCGCGTCCCCGACGGGCGTCGCGGTCTTGGTGAGCTCTGCCAGGCGACTGGCGCCGTGCCCGGCCGGGACGTCGTCGTCGATGCCGTCGGAGTAGAAGCCGTGCTCGCGGAAGGCGTCGCGCAGGAACAGCGCGAGCTCGCCGCCCGAGCCGCCGGCGAACTTGTCGTCGACCTGCCAGCGCTGCACCCGGTCGGCCAGCTCCTCCGGCACGATCCTGGGCGCCGGCAGCGAGACCGACGGGTCGGCGGCGAGGACCGCGATCTCCTCGTCGACCAGCGGCGGCGGGGTGACCGCCTCCACCTCGAACGTGGTGCCTGTCGTGACGCCGCCGATCTGGGCGACGGTCCCGGTCTCGCGGTTGATGACCAGCTCGGCGGCGGAGGCGTCGTCGGCACGACCGTCCCTGACCGGGGTCATGGACAGGGTGTCGCCGACGCTGGGGACCCACACGCCGGTGTAGCCGGTAACCGTGATGGAGCCGCGGGTCGTGGCCTTGGCCTCGGCGTCGGGGTCGTTGCGCAGCCGGCGGAAGGTGCCGGAGTCGTGGGCGCTCTCGGGGCCGCCCGAGACGTTCCACACGATGCCGTCGTACGTGTCCATCACGGCCAACCGGACGCGGGTGCCGCTGTCGAGGTCGTTGACGGAGAACAGCGAGGTCTCCGTGCGCAGCGGCTCCTTCTTGTAGGCGCGGAACTTCGACAGCGGGCTCGGGTAGTCGTGGGGGTCGAACGGCGGGTCGACGTGGTCGCGCAGCACGACCCGGTTGGCCTGGGGGTCGGCGAGGGCGCCCAGCCCGCTCGCCGCTCCCCCGGCCACCCCGACGACGACGAGGGTGGCGAGCACCCGGCGGCCCCACCGGGCACGGACATGGCGCAGCGAGCGCCAGCGCAGCCACACGAGGCCGATGACGGCACCGACCAGGCCGCGGGTCAGCGCTGCGGGCGCGGTCACGTCGCCGAACGCAGCCGACAGCACCAGGACCAGGGCCAGGACGACGCCCGCGAGGCCGGGCCACCGGGAGCGCCACAGCAGCACGCCGGCGGTGAGTCCCCCGACCAGTCCGGTCACGAGCGGGACGATGAGCACGACGCCGGTCTCGGTGAGCGGCACGGGCAGGGTCAGCGACTCCCGCCAGGACTGCACCAGCCCGATGACCAGGTCGTGCAGCGAGTCGGCCGTCGGCACGAGCCCGTTGGCGGTGCGGTTGGGCACGGCCACCGCGGACCCGACCAGCAGGTAGGCGACAGCAACGGCGAGCGCGGTCAGCCACGGGCCCCACCGCCACCGGGCGCCGGTCCAGGCGATGACGACGCCGAGGACCAGGCCGACGACGACGGCGACCAGCCAGCGGTCGCCGGTCCACGCCTGGCCCAGCGGCCAGGCGCACAGGACGCCGAGCCCGACCACGAGCACCGCGTCGATCACCGTCAGCCACCACGGCGGCAGCACCCCGCGCCCGCGACGGCGCTGCGGGACGACCACCACGGGTCCCCCGCGGCTGGCCGAACGGCTGCTACCGCGGACGGGCGGCGGGACGGGGGCACTGGTCGGGTGACTCATGCCGACACCCGTCGTACGGCGACGCCGAGCTCCTCGAGGCGGCCCACCGTGGCGACGCCCAGGTCGCCGAGCCAGCGCACCGAGGGCTCCTCGCCGACCAGGCAGCGCACCGCGATCACCCGGGTGTCGACGGGGAGGTACTGACGGGCGCGGCGCAGGTCGGTGATCGACACCCCCGAGCCGATGCACAGCACCATCACGCTGGCGGCGAGCTCGTCGCCGCTGAGGTGACGGGCGACGTCGACGAGTCGGTTGGCCTGCCAGTCGTAGGTGAGCCCGGAGAGGCCGTCGAGGAACCGCTGGGCGCTCGCGGCGGGCAGCGAACCGTGGGACGAGGCGGCGCTCAGCCGCTGGCCGTCGGCGAGTGCCTGGGTCCCGAGCGAGCCGGCGACCGAGATGGCCAGTTCGAACTGCTCGTCGCTGGCGTAGTCCTCGAGCCGGGAGCTCACCATCGTGAGCAGGTGGGAGCGCCGGGTCTCCTCGAACTGGCGGACCATGAGGGTGCCGGTCTTGGCACTGGACTTCCAGTGGATGTGGCGGCGGTCGTCACCGGCGACGTAGCCGCGCAGGGCGTGGAAGGACACGTCGTTGTCGGACACCTTCGGCACCGTGCGTCCCTCGAGGTCGCGCACCAGGCCGGCCGCGGAGCCCTCGACGCGCAGCGTCTTGGGGTGGACGTAGAGGGTGTCCATCTCGCTGAGGTGCCGCTCGCGGCGCAGCAGGCCGAGCGGGTCGGACCGCACGGCCGTCACCGGGCCGACGTCGAGGACCGCGCGGTGCGCGGTCGGGACGGCGAACAGCTCCTCGTGCTCGGCACCGGGTGCCAGGCCCGGGAGCTCGAAGGCCGC
This genomic interval from Nocardioides kongjuensis contains the following:
- a CDS encoding DUF58 domain-containing protein, encoding MKGPRSWAAGVRRTLTDLSRRRQALGGRLRDGVAERTQRVRRVVAPVTQAVTPAGWVVAVLAVALLVAGPMLHWRELVVAGAFLALVLLLAVAFVVGRLPLLARLDLARDRVIVGERANGYLTVANPSGRRSRSLVVEFPVGAGRAAFELPGLAPGAEHEELFAVPTAHRAVLDVGPVTAVRSDPLGLLRRERHLSEMDTLYVHPKTLRVEGSAAGLVRDLEGRTVPKVSDNDVSFHALRGYVAGDDRRHIHWKSSAKTGTLMVRQFEETRRSHLLTMVSSRLEDYASDEQFELAISVAGSLGTQALADGQRLSAASSHGSLPAASAQRFLDGLSGLTYDWQANRLVDVARHLSGDELAASVMVLCIGSGVSITDLRRARQYLPVDTRVIAVRCLVGEEPSVRWLGDLGVATVGRLEELGVAVRRVSA
- a CDS encoding DUF4129 domain-containing transglutaminase family protein, encoding MSHPTSAPVPPPVRGSSRSASRGGPVVVVPQRRRGRGVLPPWWLTVIDAVLVVGLGVLCAWPLGQAWTGDRWLVAVVVGLVLGVVIAWTGARWRWGPWLTALAVAVAYLLVGSAVAVPNRTANGLVPTADSLHDLVIGLVQSWRESLTLPVPLTETGVVLIVPLVTGLVGGLTAGVLLWRSRWPGLAGVVLALVLVLSAAFGDVTAPAALTRGLVGAVIGLVWLRWRSLRHVRARWGRRVLATLVVVGVAGGAASGLGALADPQANRVVLRDHVDPPFDPHDYPSPLSKFRAYKKEPLRTETSLFSVNDLDSGTRVRLAVMDTYDGIVWNVSGGPESAHDSGTFRRLRNDPDAEAKATTRGSITVTGYTGVWVPSVGDTLSMTPVRDGRADDASAAELVINRETGTVAQIGGVTTGTTFEVEAVTPPPLVDEEIAVLAADPSVSLPAPRIVPEELADRVQRWQVDDKFAGGSGGELALFLRDAFREHGFYSDGIDDDVPAGHGASRLAELTKTATPVGDAEQYAAAMAVIGQQMGLPIRVVLGFKVPPGGDDVRGQDISAWTEVKLAGAGWVPFDPTPPEDHKLRKPNDDPDEEPQPQVLQPPRVPGEPKEASDNLQQGDGHRKELDVLAVLGTILGIALDVAKVALLLSPLWGVLLFKFLRRRRRRRADDPTRRLTGAWHELADRVRDLGVRPAPGSTRRESAYAVAERYDAVPVVTLAHTADRHVYGAGEPTPEEAHAYWADVDTALRRIRKATPWWRRLLARFSLASVPWRAGLERLRAGLGSRARRAGRWFAALGPVVRVRAGGRRLARGVAGILHRDR
- a CDS encoding lipase family protein, whose product is MGISRRRVRFGAALAAVMATVATLAPAGSSQARPAVVPTAQGARQEAAATPDPFFTYTGSTPLADLAPGTVLATRALPYRIARLPLPLQLVQVLFRTTDQRGEAVAGVTTVVRPLVGRTAKVIGYQSFYDSLNPEDGPSRAYSGVFSPGVMAAHVETTLFAGFLLQGYAIVVADTQGPTADFAAGPEYGQVTLDSLRAALKAPGTGIAPTARIGLIGYSGGAIATNWASVLAPGYAPDIDRRLVGAAEGGVLVRPSANLGYVDGSMVWAGVIPMAVVGVARGFGIDLTPYLNDYGKQVYAKLQKASIAQVLGAYPGLTWRKMTKPEYADPARIPVFVDTVNQLNLGTRPTPTVPMFIGQGTAGELEGTPRSRTLGPGDGVMIAGDVRSLAKQYCADGLPVVHREYPLSHFTSVPFWLPEAMAWLNARFAGVPAPSTCSSIPAGNPLTPLAPAP
- a CDS encoding alpha/beta fold hydrolase: MNDVYDFHDHGAAAPDGARGPHRGLLLLELPRWSVEYGASRLVDLARTASGPVLPGERDLGRGRPVLVLPGFSANDRLTGRLRGHLSRRGWEVHGWNLGSNHGLTERIVTGLPQRFAEIADRYDEPISVVGWSFGGLLARWLAHEHPDGVHQVVCLGSPWRAEGERTRATGMFERSRARHGIVDNAREIVDQLRGPVPVPLTAVWSRTDGIVPWRGCTVDEHDGSDGRPPAENVEVVSSHVGMVANPLVLSVVVDRLRQDPGDWQPFAWSRVAAGLAGLAGAAS
- a CDS encoding 1-acyl-sn-glycerol-3-phosphate acyltransferase gives rise to the protein MSALAGRDPAYVAKVLPLLKLAMKGYFRSTVSGMDKVPDGGALIVGNHSGGLTPMDVPIIAVAFADTFGADRPLYCLAHDMLFTGAAGPVMRKFGFVNATREAAHEILTNGGVTIVFPGGDHDTFRPTLQSRVVDFNGRTGYLRTALRAGVPIVPVVSIGGQESQLFLTRGEWIGRRSPLRKVMRTDLFPIGIGFPFGLSAAPLNLPLPTKITTRVLDPIDIEAEFGSEPDLAEVDRVVRGRMEDALAEMARKRRFPVLG
- a CDS encoding AMP-binding protein, whose translation is MNAVLARLRTQLWVFRMLLTSRMLVLMSPAKYVRLVRVLRQQGTNATTSFALAAVRRPHGPALVDERGTLTWQDLQDRSAALAAGLIEVTGGAVETVAILCRNHRGFVDALIGSSRLGASALLLNTGFSGPQLADVIEREGARVILYDEEFAGVVADARARVDGLVEVLGWTDSSVPTGVLSIDGLIEAHAGQVPPTPAQRGRVVLLTSGTTGTPKGARRSGGGADELAGMLERIPWRGEETVVVAAPMFHAWGFGQLVVAATMTCTVVTRRRFDPEATLALVDDNRASGLSVVPVMLERIMDLPAAILDRYSLRSLRFVSASGSRMRPQSVIAFMDRFGDLVHNSYNATEAGQISVAQPADLRHAPDTAGKAVRGTLLRVVDDAGRDVGTDVVGRILVRGASPFDGYTAGASKEFVDGYMVSGDVGRLDAEGRLYVVGRDDDMIVSGGENVYPIEVEKVLGAHPAVREVVVIGVDDEAFGQRLAAYVALSGAATPDELKGHVKSQLAGYKVPREVVVLDTLPRNASGKIMVRELPGAAS